A genomic region of Halostagnicola larsenii XH-48 contains the following coding sequences:
- a CDS encoding DUF7344 domain-containing protein, whose translation MDKSRKLGTRDIQSIDAVSGSAGRERQISPDTVLSAVANEHRRAILDALDNASEKTLAYDVLVDRVADRVQDKDAKRESDEHRQRVRIALHHTHLPKLEEARIIDYETEMGHIQFIGGELEQKILRLVVPYDIHE comes from the coding sequence ATGGATAAGAGTCGAAAGCTGGGGACACGCGATATCCAGTCAATTGATGCGGTTTCCGGTTCTGCGGGGCGTGAGAGACAGATTTCTCCCGATACGGTTCTGTCGGCAGTAGCGAACGAACATCGACGTGCTATCCTCGACGCGTTGGACAACGCTTCCGAGAAGACACTGGCATACGATGTGCTCGTAGATCGCGTTGCAGACCGGGTTCAAGACAAAGACGCCAAACGGGAGTCAGACGAACACCGACAACGCGTCCGGATCGCACTTCACCATACCCATCTTCCAAAACTGGAGGAGGCTCGGATAATCGACTATGAGACTGAAATGGGTCACATCCAGTTTATTGGCGGTGAACTGGAACAGAAGATCCTGAGGTTGGTCGTGCCGTACGACATCCACGAGTGA
- a CDS encoding PKD domain-containing protein, protein MFDSTASILNSESEPLTDDSLIAVWADPTAYNGDEDGNDDAVSYPEDTSIPLVVSSDNAVAFGAPIVQNDTDFNYGNEEFLLNVFDEEIDGESVVFDEGHGQFYDTDEFSTFIDYAETNGYTVEGTTDLASDLGGADAAIVTSPEGSAFTQNELAAVTSYVNGGGTLLLFDQSDFSNYDATDNLNEIAAAIDAPFRFNDDQVYDPENNVYAEFVPTTSNFNTEFEYFEEREGLGFELDRDKTYTVEVVEVTDGDTIDVAFEDGQEEAIRTLGFDTPETGSATNTERAEEWEGIESYDYLESAGEAATAFAREQLSSGDTVELSFDSTEPVRDEYGRVLGYLTYDASGDGTRDTLYNRRVVEEGHARVYGSGFARHDEFLAAEFAARDAGLGVWSESDPSDSSPIRDRPVEDLFFPNPESIVTTAGPVSPHRVPVFAASSATRSGAETTYEGDVPLAAVDYDARLAYLGAPIISETYEEAEDYPVDTSTYENFAFVTELINELSDREDGPVLIEGGHGQFNLEYSLSNEDAAYYQRYLEGQDVLFEQVNDVTTAAASERLAEARALIITTPASAFTENELAAVASFAEEGGTVVLMGSASAPGVQRGYLNNIAAGVDSDLRLGTGSVTDAESNLNDEATIPVTSNLNETEAPSDQHPIARISPDSTEATIGERLSFGVEDTSGNERWIDSLAWDLGDGTAATGWWTDHQYDEPGEYTVTLTATDNKGTETTDTITIPVEDLTQPIARLTASTTNPSVNERVTFRVENSSGNERWIDSLEWTFGDGTTAEGWWNAHRYDEPGEYTVTLTATDNTGAETTETITMTVD, encoded by the coding sequence ATGTTCGACTCAACGGCGAGCATTTTAAACAGTGAGAGCGAGCCGCTGACTGACGACTCACTGATCGCCGTGTGGGCCGATCCAACCGCGTATAACGGCGACGAAGACGGGAACGACGACGCTGTCTCCTACCCCGAGGATACGTCGATTCCGCTCGTCGTGAGTTCGGATAACGCGGTCGCGTTCGGCGCACCGATCGTACAGAACGACACGGACTTCAATTACGGCAACGAGGAGTTCCTGCTAAACGTCTTCGATGAGGAAATCGACGGCGAGTCGGTCGTTTTCGACGAGGGACACGGCCAGTTCTACGATACCGACGAGTTTAGTACGTTCATTGACTATGCGGAAACCAACGGCTACACTGTCGAGGGGACCACCGATCTGGCCAGTGATCTTGGGGGCGCCGACGCCGCCATCGTTACGTCTCCTGAAGGATCTGCGTTCACCCAGAACGAGCTCGCTGCCGTTACGTCGTACGTCAATGGCGGCGGAACGCTTCTGCTATTCGATCAGTCCGATTTCAGCAATTACGACGCGACGGACAATCTCAACGAGATCGCAGCGGCGATCGATGCTCCGTTCCGATTCAACGACGACCAGGTCTATGACCCCGAGAACAACGTCTACGCGGAGTTTGTTCCAACGACCTCGAACTTCAATACCGAATTCGAATACTTTGAGGAGCGGGAGGGACTGGGCTTCGAACTCGATCGCGACAAAACCTACACTGTCGAGGTTGTAGAGGTCACAGACGGTGATACGATCGATGTGGCGTTCGAAGACGGTCAGGAGGAAGCGATCCGTACGCTTGGATTCGATACCCCCGAAACGGGAAGTGCGACGAATACCGAGCGCGCCGAGGAGTGGGAGGGCATCGAGTCCTATGACTACCTCGAATCGGCCGGCGAGGCGGCGACGGCGTTCGCCCGAGAACAACTCTCTTCCGGTGATACGGTCGAACTCTCGTTCGATTCGACCGAACCCGTTCGCGACGAATACGGCCGCGTACTCGGCTATCTCACCTACGACGCCTCCGGTGACGGCACACGCGACACGTTATACAACCGCCGAGTCGTCGAAGAAGGCCACGCCCGCGTCTATGGCTCCGGATTCGCTCGCCACGACGAGTTCCTCGCCGCGGAGTTCGCGGCCCGCGATGCCGGCCTCGGGGTCTGGTCCGAGAGCGATCCCTCCGACTCCTCACCCATTCGGGACCGACCCGTCGAGGACCTGTTCTTCCCGAACCCGGAAAGCATCGTCACGACAGCAGGGCCCGTCTCCCCCCACCGCGTCCCGGTGTTCGCAGCCTCGAGCGCAACGCGAAGCGGTGCCGAAACGACGTACGAGGGGGACGTTCCGCTGGCGGCCGTCGACTACGACGCTCGACTGGCGTATCTCGGCGCTCCGATCATCAGTGAAACATACGAAGAGGCCGAAGACTACCCCGTCGACACATCGACGTACGAAAATTTCGCCTTCGTGACCGAACTGATCAACGAGCTGAGCGACCGCGAGGACGGTCCGGTGCTGATCGAGGGTGGCCACGGCCAGTTCAACCTCGAATATTCGCTATCGAACGAGGATGCGGCGTACTACCAGCGGTATCTCGAAGGGCAAGACGTCCTCTTCGAGCAGGTGAACGATGTTACAACGGCGGCCGCCAGCGAGCGACTCGCCGAGGCCCGTGCGCTCATCATCACGACCCCGGCGTCTGCGTTCACCGAGAACGAACTCGCCGCCGTCGCGTCGTTCGCAGAGGAAGGCGGAACGGTCGTTCTCATGGGGAGTGCCAGCGCGCCCGGCGTCCAACGTGGGTACCTCAACAACATCGCTGCAGGAGTAGACTCCGATCTGCGCCTCGGGACCGGATCGGTCACCGACGCCGAGTCGAACCTTAACGATGAAGCAACGATTCCGGTGACGTCTAACCTCAACGAAACGGAGGCACCTTCCGACCAGCACCCGATCGCGCGTATCAGTCCCGACTCGACGGAGGCCACCATCGGTGAACGACTTAGCTTTGGAGTTGAGGACACGTCGGGCAACGAACGGTGGATTGACTCCTTAGCGTGGGACCTGGGTGACGGTACCGCCGCGACGGGATGGTGGACGGATCACCAGTACGACGAACCCGGCGAGTACACTGTCACGCTGACCGCGACCGACAACAAAGGAACTGAGACTACAGATACCATCACGATTCCCGTCGAGGATCTAACGCAGCCGATCGCACGTCTCACCGCAAGCACAACTAACCCATCCGTCAACGAACGGGTTACGTTCCGGGTTGAAAACTCGTCAGGCAACGAGCGATGGATCGACTCGCTGGAGTGGACGTTTGGCGACGGAACGACAGCCGAAGGCTGGTGGAACGCCCACCGCTATGACGAGCCCGGTGAGTATACTGTGACGTTGACCGCCACCGATAATACGGGGGCTGAAACCACCGAGACTATCACCATGACCGTCGACTAG